In one Polaribacter sp. ALD11 genomic region, the following are encoded:
- a CDS encoding response regulator transcription factor, giving the protein MIKYSVVIVDDHTLLSQAIAAMVNTFDKFKVLYTCKNGQELIDKFSSSAKFIPDVVLMDINMPIMNGIETTEWISNNHQEVNVMALSVEDEETTILKMLKVGAIGYLLKDTEKTVLESALVEIVENGFYHTKSVTNLLMKSLSGRESKEIELKEREIIFMKHACSELTYKEVADKMCLSPKTIDGYRDVLFTKLNVKNRVGLVMYAIKNKIYTP; this is encoded by the coding sequence ATGATAAAATATTCAGTTGTTATTGTAGACGATCACACATTATTATCACAAGCAATTGCTGCGATGGTTAATACTTTCGATAAATTTAAAGTATTATATACTTGTAAAAACGGACAAGAATTAATTGATAAATTTTCTTCTTCTGCAAAATTTATTCCAGATGTAGTTTTAATGGATATCAATATGCCAATAATGAACGGAATTGAAACTACAGAATGGATTTCCAATAATCATCAAGAAGTTAACGTAATGGCGCTTTCTGTTGAAGATGAGGAAACAACTATTTTAAAAATGTTAAAAGTTGGTGCTATTGGGTATTTGTTAAAAGATACAGAAAAAACAGTTTTAGAAAGTGCATTGGTAGAAATAGTTGAAAACGGATTTTACCACACAAAAAGTGTGACAAATTTATTAATGAAATCTCTATCTGGTAGAGAATCTAAAGAGATTGAATTAAAAGAAAGAGAAATAATATTTATGAAACATGCATGTTCTGAGTTAACTTATAAGGAAGTGGCAGATAAAATGTGTTTAAGCCCAAAAACTATTGATGGTTATAGAGATGTTTTATTTACAAAACTGAATGTAAAAAATAGAGTAGGATTAGTTATGTATGCTATAAAAAATAAGATTTATACTCCATAA
- a CDS encoding sensor histidine kinase — MESEASQIILFSATVIIVIVVIFIILLFTVFQKRKNSLLLEQEETKKRFEREIAETQIEIREETLRNISWELHDNIGQLLTLAKIQLQSATRDNLKDVSETITKGLTEVRALSKLINPEAIKNINLKEAVQLEIDRFNRLNFIKSTLKTYGEEQKIDEKSNIIIFRILQEFFSNTIKHSKASNLNVSLKFCKEELEIIAEDDGVGFSTIENKANGIGLQNIRNRAKLIGATAVFTSEVNKGTSLKIVYTL; from the coding sequence ATGGAGTCAGAAGCAAGTCAAATAATACTTTTTTCAGCGACTGTAATTATTGTAATCGTCGTAATTTTTATTATCTTATTATTCACTGTTTTTCAGAAAAGGAAAAACTCACTTCTGCTAGAACAAGAAGAAACTAAAAAACGTTTTGAACGTGAAATAGCAGAAACACAAATAGAAATTAGAGAAGAAACGTTAAGGAATATTAGTTGGGAATTGCATGATAATATTGGTCAGTTACTAACTTTAGCAAAAATTCAGTTGCAAAGTGCAACCAGAGATAATTTGAAAGATGTTTCTGAAACCATTACAAAAGGCCTAACAGAAGTTAGAGCTTTATCAAAGTTGATTAACCCTGAAGCGATAAAAAATATTAATTTAAAAGAAGCAGTTCAATTAGAAATAGATCGTTTTAATCGATTGAATTTTATTAAATCTACCTTAAAAACATATGGGGAAGAACAAAAAATAGACGAGAAATCGAATATTATTATATTCAGGATTTTACAAGAATTTTTTTCTAATACGATTAAACATTCTAAAGCTTCAAACTTAAATGTTTCATTAAAATTCTGTAAAGAAGAATTAGAAATTATTGCAGAAGATGACGGAGTTGGTTTTTCAACTATCGAAAATAAAGCTAATGGAATAGGATTGCAGAATATTAGAAATAGAGCAAAATTAATTGGAGCTACCGCAGTTTTTACTTCCGAAGTAAATAAAGGAACTTCTTTGAAAATAGTATATACATTATGA
- the atpD gene encoding F0F1 ATP synthase subunit beta, with protein sequence MSITTGKVSQIIGPVIDVEFNTENTELPKIYDSLEIKKADGSILVLEVQQHIGEDTVRTISMDATDGLSRGTEVLATGNPIQMPIGDDIYGRLFNVTGDAIDGLGNLKKDGKDGLSIHRSAPKFEDLSVSTEVLFTGIKVIDLIEPYAKGGKIGLFGGAGVGKTVLIQELINNIAKGHGGLSVFAGVGERTREGNDLLREMLESGIIKYGDDFMHSMEEGGWDLSKVDKPGMRDSKATFVFGQMNEPPGARARVALSGLTIAEYFRDGAGDGQGKDVLFFVDNIFRFTQAGSEVSALLGRMPSAVGYQPTLATEMGAMQERITSTKKGSITSVQAVYVPADDLTDPAPATTFAHLDATTVLSRKIAELGIYPAVDPLDSTSRILSAQILGDEHYNTATAVKEILQRYKELQDIIAILGMEELSEEDKLVVHRARRVQRFLSQPFHVAEQFTGIPGVLVDIKDTIKGFNMIMDGELDKYPEAAFNLRGSIQDAIDAGEKMLAEA encoded by the coding sequence ATGTCTATAACAACAGGAAAAGTTTCTCAAATTATTGGGCCAGTAATTGATGTTGAATTCAACACTGAAAACACTGAACTTCCTAAAATTTATGATTCGTTAGAAATTAAAAAAGCGGACGGTTCTATTTTAGTGTTAGAAGTACAACAACATATTGGTGAAGATACAGTTAGAACCATTTCTATGGATGCTACTGATGGATTAAGTAGAGGGACAGAAGTTTTAGCTACAGGAAATCCTATTCAAATGCCAATTGGAGACGATATTTATGGTCGTTTATTTAATGTGACAGGAGATGCTATTGATGGTTTAGGAAACTTGAAGAAAGATGGTAAAGATGGTTTGTCTATTCACCGTTCTGCACCTAAGTTTGAAGATTTATCTGTTTCAACAGAGGTTTTATTTACAGGGATTAAAGTAATCGATTTAATTGAACCTTATGCAAAAGGTGGTAAAATTGGTTTATTTGGTGGAGCTGGAGTAGGTAAAACTGTATTAATTCAAGAATTAATTAACAACATTGCAAAAGGACATGGAGGTTTATCTGTTTTTGCAGGAGTTGGTGAAAGAACACGTGAAGGAAACGATTTACTTCGTGAAATGTTAGAATCTGGAATTATAAAATACGGAGACGATTTTATGCATTCTATGGAAGAAGGAGGATGGGATTTATCTAAAGTTGATAAACCAGGAATGAGAGACTCTAAAGCAACTTTTGTTTTTGGACAAATGAATGAGCCACCTGGAGCACGTGCACGTGTTGCATTATCTGGTTTAACAATCGCTGAATACTTTAGAGATGGAGCAGGAGATGGTCAAGGAAAAGATGTACTTTTCTTTGTAGATAATATCTTCCGTTTTACACAAGCAGGTTCAGAGGTTTCTGCATTATTAGGGCGTATGCCTTCTGCAGTAGGTTACCAACCAACGTTAGCAACAGAGATGGGTGCAATGCAAGAACGTATTACGTCAACGAAGAAAGGTTCTATTACATCTGTACAGGCTGTTTATGTGCCTGCAGATGATTTAACAGACCCTGCACCAGCAACAACTTTTGCGCATTTAGATGCTACAACGGTATTATCTCGTAAGATTGCTGAATTAGGTATTTATCCGGCAGTAGATCCATTAGATTCTACTTCTAGAATTTTATCTGCTCAAATTTTAGGAGATGAGCACTATAACACTGCTACTGCTGTAAAAGAAATTTTACAACGTTATAAAGAGTTACAAGATATTATTGCTATTTTAGGAATGGAAGAATTATCTGAAGAAGATAAATTAGTTGTTCATAGAGCAAGACGTGTACAACGTTTCTTATCTCAACCTTTTCATGTTGCAGAACAGTTTACAGGAATACCTGGAGTTCTAGTTGATATTAAAGATACTATTAAAGGCTTTAATATGATTATGGATGGTGAGTTAGATAAATATCCTGAAGCAGCGTTTAACTTAAGAGGTTCTATTCAAGATGCAATAGATGCTGGAGAGAAAATGTTAGCAGAAGCTTAA
- a CDS encoding OmpA family protein: MKRLKLAVIALFTLVTVGNANAQDENNPWAVGFGLNNVDFYNGDDFGDQIKDLLGNKDWNVLPSISRISVDKYLNKGFSLQLAGSLNKIETLVAENDSDFLYWGLDAIVKYDLNNLVGETAWFDPYVYLGGGYTSVDSSGEGMLNAGIGFNTWFNDNLGLNFQTGTKKGFSDKVRAHYQTTLGLVIKFGGKDTDGDGVYDKDDACPEVAGLKEFNGCPDADGDGVKDSDDACPNVAGLAAMNGCPDADGDGVADKDDMCPSEKGTKANKGCPDSDGDGVVNKNDKCPSQAGPMANGGCPWPDTDGDGVLDKDDKCVSVAGPASNNGCPKPVITKVAEENLNAFAKAILFNVGKTSFKSGVTAKLNEMVKVMNNNPNATFVIEGHTDSSGSAPLNLRISEKRAIAVRDYLVKQGVETTRLEAIGYGEGEPVSTNKTRAGRAENRRVIVKVTNKK; the protein is encoded by the coding sequence ATGAAACGATTAAAATTAGCTGTGATAGCTTTGTTTACGTTGGTAACAGTTGGTAACGCAAACGCACAAGATGAAAACAATCCATGGGCTGTTGGTTTTGGATTAAACAATGTAGATTTTTATAATGGTGACGATTTTGGTGACCAAATTAAAGATTTATTAGGAAACAAAGATTGGAATGTATTACCTTCTATATCTAGAATTTCTGTAGACAAATACCTTAATAAAGGTTTTTCTTTACAATTAGCAGGGTCTTTAAATAAAATTGAAACTTTAGTTGCTGAGAATGATTCAGATTTTCTTTACTGGGGGTTAGATGCAATCGTAAAGTATGATTTAAATAACTTAGTAGGTGAAACTGCATGGTTTGATCCTTATGTGTATTTAGGTGGAGGTTATACTTCAGTTGATTCAAGTGGTGAAGGTATGTTGAACGCTGGTATTGGTTTTAATACTTGGTTTAATGATAACTTAGGTTTAAACTTTCAGACAGGAACTAAAAAAGGTTTTTCTGATAAAGTAAGAGCTCATTATCAAACAACTTTAGGTTTAGTAATTAAATTTGGAGGAAAAGATACTGACGGAGACGGAGTATATGATAAAGATGATGCTTGTCCAGAGGTTGCTGGTTTAAAAGAATTCAATGGTTGTCCTGATGCTGATGGCGATGGAGTTAAAGATTCTGATGATGCTTGTCCTAATGTTGCAGGTTTAGCAGCTATGAACGGTTGTCCTGACGCTGATGGTGATGGAGTTGCTGATAAAGATGACATGTGTCCTTCTGAAAAAGGAACTAAAGCTAACAAAGGTTGTCCAGATTCTGACGGAGATGGAGTAGTTAATAAAAACGATAAATGTCCTTCTCAAGCAGGACCAATGGCTAACGGTGGTTGTCCTTGGCCAGATACTGACGGAGACGGGGTTTTAGATAAAGATGATAAATGTGTTAGCGTTGCTGGACCAGCATCTAACAACGGTTGTCCTAAACCTGTTATTACTAAAGTAGCTGAAGAAAATTTAAATGCTTTTGCTAAGGCTATCTTATTTAATGTTGGTAAAACTTCTTTTAAATCAGGAGTTACTGCTAAATTAAATGAAATGGTAAAAGTGATGAACAATAATCCTAATGCTACTTTCGTTATTGAAGGGCATACAGATAGTTCAGGATCTGCTCCATTAAACTTAAGAATCTCAGAAAAGAGAGCAATTGCTGTTAGAGATTATTTAGTGAAGCAAGGTGTTGAGACTACAAGATTAGAAGCTATTGGTTACGGAGAAGGTGAGCCAGTATCAACTAACAAAACAAGAGCTGGTAGAGCTGAAAACAGAAGAGTAATTGTTAAGGTAACTAACAAGAAATAA
- the kbl gene encoding glycine C-acetyltransferase: protein MYGKIKDTLKKEIQEIKEAGLYKSERIITSSQDAVIKISTGQEVLNFCANNYLGLSNHPEVIQAAKDTMDTHGFGMSSVRFICGTQDIHKQLEQTISDFYTTEDTILYAACFDANGGVFEPLLTKEDAIISDSLNHASVIDGVRLCKAARYRYDNNNMASLEEQLIAANKENHRFKIIVTDGVFSMDGIVAKLDEICDLADKYDAMVMVDECHATGFIGKTGRGTVELKNVMDRVDIVTGTLGKALGGAMGGYTTGKKEIIEILRQRSRPYLFSNSLAPAIVGASLKVFDLISNDTSLRDKLEWNTNYFRTEMEKAGFDLVGADAAIVPVMLYDAKLSQVMANKLLEKGIYVIGFFFPVVPKGKARIRVQLSAAHTKEQLNKAITAFIEVGKELKVI, encoded by the coding sequence ATGTACGGTAAAATAAAAGATACTTTAAAAAAAGAGATTCAAGAAATAAAAGAAGCAGGTTTGTATAAATCTGAAAGAATCATAACATCTTCACAAGATGCGGTTATTAAAATTTCTACAGGACAAGAAGTGCTTAACTTTTGTGCGAATAATTATTTAGGATTATCAAATCATCCAGAAGTAATTCAGGCAGCAAAAGATACTATGGATACGCATGGTTTCGGAATGTCTTCAGTCCGTTTTATTTGTGGAACGCAAGATATTCACAAACAATTAGAACAAACGATTTCAGATTTTTACACAACAGAAGATACTATTTTATATGCAGCCTGTTTTGATGCAAATGGAGGTGTTTTTGAGCCTTTATTAACCAAAGAAGATGCCATTATTTCAGATAGTTTAAATCATGCTTCTGTTATAGATGGTGTTCGTTTGTGTAAAGCAGCGCGTTACCGTTATGATAATAATAACATGGCTTCATTAGAAGAGCAGTTAATTGCAGCGAATAAAGAAAACCATAGATTCAAAATTATTGTTACCGATGGAGTATTTTCTATGGATGGCATTGTAGCGAAGCTAGATGAAATTTGCGATTTAGCAGATAAATATGACGCTATGGTTATGGTAGATGAATGTCACGCAACTGGTTTTATAGGAAAAACAGGTAGAGGAACTGTTGAGCTAAAAAATGTAATGGATAGAGTGGATATTGTTACCGGAACTTTAGGGAAAGCTTTAGGAGGTGCAATGGGAGGTTATACAACAGGTAAGAAAGAAATTATTGAAATTTTACGTCAGCGTTCTAGACCTTATTTATTCTCTAACTCGTTAGCGCCTGCAATTGTAGGAGCTTCATTAAAGGTATTCGATTTAATATCAAATGACACATCACTTAGAGATAAGTTAGAATGGAATACTAATTATTTTAGAACAGAAATGGAAAAAGCAGGTTTCGATTTGGTTGGTGCAGATGCTGCAATTGTGCCTGTTATGTTATATGACGCAAAACTCTCTCAAGTGATGGCAAATAAGTTATTGGAAAAAGGAATTTATGTTATTGGTTTCTTTTTTCCTGTTGTTCCTAAAGGGAAAGCAAGAATAAGAGTACAATTATCTGCAGCGCACACAAAAGAGCAGTTAAATAAGGCAATTACTGCTTTTATTGAAGTTGGCAAGGAGTTAAAAGTTATTTAG
- a CDS encoding exodeoxyribonuclease V subunit beta, which translates to MQQPSTFQVYNASAGSGKTFTLVKKYIKVLLTSDDLFMFQKVLAITFTNKAAGEMKERVLSSLEGFAEGKENDLLKIILAETTLDKAIIKERSKRILDAILQNYSAFSITTIDSFTHKIIKSFAYDLGLSLNFEVEMDAISLLNEAVDVLISKIGTDKKLTNLLIDYSLDKTDDDKSWDISKDLNDFARVLLNEDDVKHFRKLSDKKLDDFFELKKKLQKDNKQIEKEYKIFGEEVLSFIDTNGLSIADFAYAGELVKHFQKLTKLRFLKSEDLKFEGRLNTTIEDSKNLFAGKASAATKDTIEGISEQLRMYYYQSKDLYNSSFSKYLLNKITLKSIIPLAVLNNINSELNTIKEDNNIRLNAEFNQLISDNIKDQPAPFIYERIGQRFQHYFIDEMQDTSVLQWQNLIPLIDNALAQESSNLLLVGDGKQAIYRWRGGKAEQFIDLGSNEENPFHVHKNIKNLETNYRSYSEVINFNNSFFQHTSNFLQNESYKKLFYDGNTQLENAKKGGFVSLTFLDKEEEKDDEKVKYPKKVLEKINQLKDDFYLNEICILTRTKKDGIAVADYLSENGISIISSETLLLQNNSLINFIIDVLRIIQNANDEESRFEVLYFLYEHLEVRIPKHEFFKKHIKSANELIFEELQSYGVTFSFSMFQQVPFYEKIEEIIRGFNLVTSSNAYVQFFLDVVLEQQRKATDIGDFLEFWDLKKEKLSIVASENSDAVQVMTIHKSKGLEFPVVIFPCDVDIYRQISPKIWFDALPEDYKFKELLIDYKKDISFINERGLEIYNQQREELELDNFNLLYVSLTRAVEQLHVITEKKISAKGIENVNYYSGIFINYLKDQNLWQEDVLEYNFGNIRRLKEKEKEASLTEIHQKFISTPWQEHNIVLLASDSKLWNTEQGKAIDFGNLFHEILSKIITNKNVDAIVTQYHQKGLIDEVQLKTIQNTIDAIVSHPELTTYFSEEVTVFNEREIVDFDNQIIIPDRLVFNKQNEVTIIDYKTGNSSKDHHQQLLKYELVLKSMNFKVGKKLLVYINDKIDVVEV; encoded by the coding sequence GTGCAACAACCATCTACTTTTCAAGTTTACAACGCTTCTGCAGGAAGTGGAAAAACATTTACTTTAGTAAAAAAATATATTAAAGTGCTGCTTACTTCAGACGATCTTTTTATGTTTCAGAAAGTGTTGGCAATTACATTTACCAATAAAGCAGCTGGTGAAATGAAAGAACGTGTGTTGTCTAGCTTAGAAGGTTTTGCAGAAGGAAAGGAGAATGATTTATTAAAAATTATTCTTGCTGAAACAACTTTAGATAAAGCAATAATTAAAGAAAGAAGTAAGAGAATTTTAGATGCAATTCTTCAGAATTATTCTGCCTTTTCAATTACAACAATCGATAGTTTTACACATAAAATTATTAAAAGTTTTGCGTACGATTTAGGTTTGTCGCTAAATTTTGAAGTAGAAATGGATGCTATTTCACTTTTAAATGAAGCTGTAGACGTTTTAATTTCTAAGATTGGTACAGATAAGAAACTAACTAACTTATTAATAGATTACTCTTTAGATAAAACAGATGATGATAAATCTTGGGATATTTCTAAAGACTTGAATGATTTTGCAAGAGTTTTATTAAATGAAGATGATGTAAAGCACTTTAGAAAATTATCAGATAAAAAGTTAGATGATTTTTTTGAATTGAAAAAGAAACTTCAGAAAGATAATAAACAAATAGAGAAAGAATACAAAATATTCGGTGAAGAGGTTTTAAGTTTTATTGATACCAACGGACTGTCAATTGCCGATTTTGCGTATGCTGGTGAGTTGGTAAAGCACTTTCAAAAGTTAACTAAATTACGATTTTTAAAAAGTGAAGATTTAAAATTTGAGGGTCGATTAAATACGACTATAGAAGATTCTAAAAATCTTTTCGCAGGAAAAGCTTCTGCAGCTACAAAAGATACTATTGAAGGAATTTCAGAACAATTAAGAATGTATTATTATCAATCGAAAGATTTATATAATAGTTCTTTTTCTAAGTATTTACTGAATAAAATTACCCTGAAAAGTATTATTCCTTTAGCCGTTTTAAATAATATCAATTCAGAATTAAATACCATAAAAGAAGATAATAATATTAGATTAAACGCAGAGTTTAATCAATTAATATCAGACAATATAAAAGACCAACCTGCGCCGTTTATTTATGAGAGAATTGGACAGCGTTTTCAACATTATTTTATCGATGAAATGCAGGATACTTCTGTGTTGCAATGGCAAAATTTAATTCCATTAATAGACAATGCACTAGCACAAGAAAGTAGTAACTTGTTGTTGGTTGGCGATGGAAAACAAGCTATTTATAGATGGCGTGGAGGTAAAGCAGAACAATTTATCGATTTAGGTTCGAATGAAGAGAATCCGTTTCATGTTCATAAAAATATTAAAAACTTAGAGACCAATTATAGAAGTTATTCCGAAGTAATAAACTTTAATAATTCGTTTTTTCAGCATACGTCTAATTTTCTTCAAAATGAATCTTACAAAAAGTTATTCTATGATGGAAATACGCAGTTAGAAAATGCTAAAAAAGGCGGTTTTGTGTCGCTTACTTTCTTAGATAAAGAAGAGGAGAAAGATGACGAGAAAGTAAAATATCCGAAGAAAGTTTTAGAAAAAATTAATCAGTTAAAAGACGATTTTTATCTGAATGAAATCTGCATTTTAACTAGAACAAAAAAAGACGGAATTGCAGTGGCAGATTATTTGTCTGAGAACGGTATTTCTATCATTTCTTCAGAAACACTATTGCTTCAAAATAACTCGTTAATCAATTTTATTATTGATGTTTTGCGTATTATTCAGAATGCAAATGACGAAGAAAGTAGGTTTGAGGTGTTGTATTTCTTGTATGAACATTTAGAGGTTCGAATTCCGAAACATGAATTCTTTAAAAAACACATAAAATCTGCGAATGAATTAATTTTCGAAGAATTACAGTCTTACGGCGTAACATTTAGTTTTTCTATGTTTCAACAAGTTCCGTTTTACGAAAAAATTGAAGAAATAATTAGAGGTTTTAATTTGGTAACTTCTTCAAATGCATATGTGCAATTTTTCTTAGATGTAGTTTTAGAGCAACAAAGAAAGGCAACAGATATTGGCGATTTTTTAGAATTCTGGGATCTTAAAAAAGAGAAGTTGAGCATTGTTGCTTCAGAAAATTCAGACGCTGTGCAAGTAATGACGATTCATAAATCGAAAGGATTGGAATTTCCTGTGGTAATTTTTCCTTGTGATGTAGATATTTACAGACAAATTAGTCCTAAAATTTGGTTTGACGCTTTACCGGAAGATTATAAATTCAAAGAACTTTTAATTGATTATAAGAAAGATATCAGTTTTATAAATGAAAGAGGTTTAGAAATTTACAATCAACAAAGAGAAGAGTTAGAATTAGATAATTTTAACCTTCTATATGTTTCGTTAACAAGAGCTGTAGAGCAATTGCATGTAATTACAGAAAAGAAAATATCTGCAAAAGGCATTGAAAACGTCAATTATTATTCGGGTATTTTTATCAATTACTTAAAAGACCAGAATCTTTGGCAAGAAGATGTTTTAGAATATAATTTCGGAAACATCCGCAGACTTAAAGAGAAAGAGAAAGAAGCTTCGTTAACAGAAATTCATCAAAAATTTATATCAACGCCTTGGCAAGAACACAATATTGTTTTGTTGGCTAGTGATTCTAAATTATGGAACACGGAACAAGGAAAAGCAATTGATTTTGGTAATTTATTCCATGAAATCTTATCGAAAATTATTACAAATAAGAATGTTGATGCCATTGTAACGCAATACCATCAAAAAGGGTTGATTGATGAGGTTCAATTAAAAACAATACAAAACACCATTGATGCGATTGTAAGTCATCCCGAATTAACAACTTATTTTTCTGAAGAAGTAACTGTTTTTAATGAAAGAGAAATTGTAGATTTCGATAATCAGATTATTATTCCAGATCGATTGGTGTTTAACAAACAAAATGAAGTCACTATTATAGACTATAAAACAGGAAATTCATCTAAAGACCATCATCAACAATTATTAAAATATGAACTAGTTTTAAAATCGATGAATTTTAAAGTCGGTAAAAAACTATTGGTATATATTAATGATAAAATTGATGTTGTTGAAGTATAA
- a CDS encoding ZIP family metal transporter, with translation MSTFDQLVEFGKENPILAALYASLFTWALTAAGAALVFFFKKLNRAVLDGMLGFTGGVMVAASFWSLLAPAIENSPGEGFMKVLPAAIGFGLGALSLFGMDKILPHLHINFKESEAEGVKTEWHKTTLLVLAITLHNIPEGLAVGVLFGAASTLVGVEQTEMIIAAISLAIGIGIQNFPEGFAVAMPLRRQGVSRLKSFWYGQLSAVVEPIAAVLGALAVSFFVPILPYALAFAAGAMIFVVVEEVIPETQRDKYTDIATLGFIGGFIVMMSLDVGLG, from the coding sequence ATGAGTACATTCGATCAATTAGTTGAATTCGGAAAAGAAAATCCGATTTTAGCAGCATTATACGCATCACTTTTTACCTGGGCTTTAACCGCTGCAGGAGCAGCGTTAGTTTTCTTTTTCAAGAAATTAAACAGAGCTGTCTTAGACGGAATGTTAGGTTTTACGGGAGGTGTTATGGTGGCAGCAAGTTTTTGGAGTTTGTTGGCGCCAGCAATAGAAAACAGTCCTGGAGAAGGTTTTATGAAAGTTTTACCAGCTGCAATTGGGTTTGGTTTAGGTGCTTTGTCTTTATTCGGAATGGATAAAATTCTACCGCATCTACACATCAATTTTAAAGAAAGTGAAGCAGAAGGAGTAAAAACAGAATGGCATAAAACGACTTTGTTGGTGTTGGCAATTACGTTGCATAATATTCCAGAGGGTTTGGCGGTTGGAGTTTTATTTGGAGCTGCATCTACTTTAGTTGGTGTAGAGCAAACAGAAATGATTATTGCTGCAATTTCTTTAGCAATCGGAATCGGAATTCAGAATTTTCCAGAAGGTTTTGCGGTTGCAATGCCATTAAGAAGACAGGGTGTAAGTAGATTAAAAAGTTTTTGGTATGGACAATTGTCTGCAGTTGTAGAGCCAATTGCTGCGGTTTTAGGTGCTTTGGCAGTTTCCTTTTTTGTGCCAATTTTGCCATATGCATTGGCATTTGCTGCAGGAGCAATGATTTTTGTAGTTGTAGAAGAAGTAATACCAGAAACACAGCGAGATAAATACACAGATATTGCAACGCTTGGTTTTATAGGTGGTTTTATTGTGATGATGTCTTTAGATGTTGGCTTAGGTTAG
- a CDS encoding metal-dependent transcriptional regulator produces MFTLSEENYLKAIYYLELDTNKGISTNAIAEQLATKASSVTDMIKKLSDKKVVIYKKYKGVKLTDLGRKSAANIVRNHRLWEVFLVDKLNFSWDEVHEVAEQLEHIKSSKLIDQLDSFLGFPTHDPHGDPIPDKDGNLKTIEKSLLSTLAKGESGICVGVDDSSSEFLQFLDKKGITLGKSITIIDREDFDDSLSILIEDKKLSISNKIANNLYIKTQNE; encoded by the coding sequence ATGTTTACGCTTTCTGAAGAAAATTATTTAAAAGCAATTTATTATCTAGAATTAGATACTAATAAAGGAATTAGTACAAATGCTATTGCAGAGCAGTTAGCAACAAAAGCTTCTTCTGTAACAGACATGATTAAAAAACTGTCTGATAAAAAGGTTGTTATTTATAAAAAGTACAAAGGAGTTAAATTAACAGATTTAGGTAGAAAATCTGCTGCGAATATTGTGAGAAACCATCGATTATGGGAGGTTTTTTTAGTAGATAAGTTAAATTTTTCTTGGGATGAGGTACATGAGGTTGCCGAACAATTAGAACATATAAAATCTTCAAAATTAATAGACCAACTAGATAGTTTTTTAGGTTTTCCAACACATGATCCTCATGGAGATCCTATTCCAGATAAAGATGGAAATTTAAAAACGATTGAAAAAAGTTTACTTTCAACTTTAGCTAAAGGAGAAAGTGGAATTTGTGTTGGTGTAGATGATTCTTCGTCAGAATTTTTACAATTCTTAGATAAAAAAGGGATTACATTAGGTAAAAGCATCACTATTATAGATAGAGAAGATTTCGATGATTCTTTATCAATATTAATTGAAGACAAGAAATTATCAATTTCAAATAAAATAGCAAATAATTTATACATTAAAACTCAGAATGAGTAA